One Rhodothermia bacterium DNA window includes the following coding sequences:
- a CDS encoding M28 family peptidase, producing MNRLKLLLVAVLVLTSASALFAQNRGKNKPGDQVRVNIPKENLPKPGNKTPSVTQSPALVKKYQGYITPEILASHLYFYASDFFQGRETTAPGQRMAAAWLASQYQRMGIPPKGTSGVTDARDPRAYFQPYKLNEEKLKSFELSGNIGGKDLKAQYSATGPDGNVFLQMGSAVEAEGGVVFAGYGIKEDGKYDDYAALKSANISWAGKWLMIFDKEPMKDGKSLLSADGKTTKWSNQWWSKMTPAFSGGQPLGFLIVSDRAEFGAYVQQQASALGSKVGQLRLPVDGQAGGGGRRIPPFAHISTALANQLLASSGKTAEGLRAEIDGSLKPVVFELTNAKLKGKVENQTRLAETENVVAMIEGTDLKDEYVVVSSHLDHVGWDPTKEGDNIYNGADDDGSGTVTTIAIAEAFARAAADGYRPRRSIIFLNVSGEEKGLFGSEYFADKEPAVPLNKIVTNLNIDMVGRFDPTHPVKDEKNYVYIIGSKLISQELHDLNAQVNKLTGTNLVLSERFNDKNDPNQFYRRSDHWNFGKHNIPFIFFFTGTHEDYHGLEDEAEKIEYKRMADIGRMIFATTWQVANQDARPAVSGTGFN from the coding sequence ATGAACCGTTTAAAACTTCTCTTAGTAGCCGTCTTGGTGCTGACATCTGCCTCGGCGTTGTTTGCACAGAACAGAGGCAAGAACAAGCCCGGCGATCAGGTTCGGGTGAATATTCCGAAAGAAAACTTGCCCAAACCGGGTAACAAAACGCCTTCTGTAACCCAAAGCCCTGCATTGGTGAAGAAGTACCAAGGCTATATCACGCCCGAAATACTGGCCTCGCACCTTTATTTCTATGCCTCCGACTTCTTCCAAGGCCGCGAGACCACTGCTCCTGGACAGCGCATGGCAGCAGCTTGGTTGGCATCACAGTATCAGCGGATGGGCATTCCACCAAAAGGAACGAGTGGCGTGACCGATGCCCGCGACCCCCGTGCTTACTTCCAACCCTATAAGCTCAATGAAGAAAAACTAAAATCTTTTGAGTTAAGCGGCAATATCGGCGGTAAAGATTTAAAAGCACAATACAGCGCCACCGGTCCGGATGGCAACGTATTCCTGCAAATGGGATCCGCTGTGGAGGCTGAGGGTGGAGTTGTATTTGCTGGTTATGGCATCAAAGAAGATGGTAAATATGATGATTATGCGGCCCTCAAATCGGCCAATATTTCTTGGGCTGGTAAGTGGCTCATGATCTTTGACAAAGAGCCGATGAAAGATGGGAAGAGCTTGCTCTCTGCCGACGGGAAAACCACCAAATGGAGTAATCAATGGTGGAGTAAAATGACGCCGGCATTCTCTGGAGGCCAGCCGCTTGGTTTCCTTATTGTCTCGGATCGTGCTGAATTTGGGGCTTATGTACAACAACAAGCCAGTGCATTGGGCAGCAAAGTGGGACAACTTCGCTTACCTGTTGACGGTCAAGCTGGAGGTGGTGGACGAAGAATACCGCCATTTGCACATATTTCTACGGCTCTTGCGAATCAATTATTGGCTTCGTCAGGCAAAACAGCCGAGGGCCTTCGTGCCGAGATTGACGGTTCGCTAAAACCAGTTGTGTTTGAACTGACTAACGCAAAATTAAAAGGTAAAGTGGAAAATCAAACCCGATTGGCCGAAACCGAAAATGTGGTGGCCATGATTGAGGGTACAGACTTGAAAGATGAATATGTGGTGGTTTCCAGCCACTTAGACCACGTAGGATGGGATCCAACCAAAGAAGGCGACAATATCTATAATGGTGCAGATGATGATGGATCGGGAACCGTTACCACGATTGCCATTGCAGAGGCATTTGCTCGTGCCGCCGCAGATGGGTATCGCCCCCGCCGGTCTATTATTTTCCTGAATGTCTCAGGGGAAGAAAAAGGTCTTTTTGGATCGGAGTATTTTGCAGATAAGGAGCCAGCGGTTCCCCTAAATAAAATTGTTACCAATTTAAACATAGACATGGTAGGACGCTTTGATCCAACCCATCCGGTGAAGGACGAAAAAAACTATGTCTATATTATTGGCTCTAAACTCATCTCGCAGGAATTGCACGACCTGAATGCCCAAGTGAATAAACTTACCGGAACCAATTTGGTGCTTTCAGAGCGGTTTAACGACAAAAACGATCCAAACCAATTTTATCGCCGCTCTGACCATTGGAATTTTGGCAAGCACAATATACCGTTCATCTTCTTTTTCACAGGAACACATGAAGACTATCACGGCTTGGAAGATGAGGCGGAAAAAATTGAATACAAACGAATGGCCGATATCGGACGCATGATTTTTGCAACTACTTGGCAAGTTGCCAATCAAGATGCACGTCCGGC
- a CDS encoding 6-bladed beta-propeller — protein MYLKYLILVSCFLFYACKEKEQNVITHPTKENILEAKDIEILLSKKNISSPSSEIKNWVDFFKSKTNITNIGSNTKKEDILGYIQGVDSDGNNIYILDSRDNNIKIYNHQGNKIQKYGQKGEGPNEFLYPQSLYLVDNKLFVSDRRGIIKVIDKNKMELEKIINIKDTPEDFCVINKGIYVAAPSVEQNILVQKKTMEGKQDGGFGELYKSNNSMARFSLSSSTLSCNEKGGEILIGNGRFGTIVSYKEMNNKWVKNIDIVVEDFKVGTIIQSKDVDGATMMEYSYKGSLSVLYGIKHLNKYNYLIQIALFKDRKIENIETYIINTDKRESYFIGNKFPIITKITPNNIIAYKQLPYPQVVIFS, from the coding sequence ATGTATCTCAAATACCTCATATTGGTCTCATGTTTTCTCTTTTACGCTTGTAAAGAGAAGGAGCAGAATGTTATTACACATCCTACAAAAGAAAATATCTTAGAGGCAAAAGATATAGAAATTCTATTAAGCAAGAAAAATATATCAAGCCCATCTTCAGAGATTAAAAATTGGGTTGATTTTTTTAAATCAAAAACAAATATAACAAATATTGGAAGCAATACAAAAAAAGAAGACATTCTTGGTTATATACAAGGAGTAGATAGTGATGGTAATAATATTTATATTCTTGATTCGCGAGATAATAATATTAAAATATATAACCATCAAGGCAATAAAATTCAAAAATACGGTCAAAAAGGAGAGGGACCCAATGAATTTTTATACCCTCAAAGTTTATACTTAGTTGATAATAAGTTGTTTGTATCTGATAGAAGAGGAATAATTAAAGTTATTGACAAAAATAAAATGGAATTAGAAAAAATAATTAATATAAAAGATACGCCCGAAGATTTTTGTGTGATCAATAAGGGAATTTATGTAGCAGCTCCATCTGTAGAACAAAATATACTTGTTCAGAAAAAAACTATGGAAGGAAAGCAAGATGGTGGGTTTGGAGAGTTATACAAGTCAAATAATTCAATGGCCCGATTTTCATTGTCTTCGAGTACCTTAAGTTGTAATGAGAAAGGAGGCGAAATCCTGATAGGCAATGGAAGGTTTGGTACGATTGTTTCTTATAAAGAAATGAATAATAAATGGGTGAAGAATATAGATATAGTAGTTGAAGATTTTAAAGTAGGTACAATAATTCAATCAAAGGACGTTGATGGAGCCACTATGATGGAGTATAGCTATAAAGGGTCGTTAAGTGTTTTATATGGAATAAAACATTTGAATAAATATAATTACTTAATTCAAATTGCTTTATTTAAAGATCGAAAAATTGAAAACATAGAGACTTATATCATTAATACAGATAAAAGAGAAAGTTATTTTATTGGAAATAAATTTCCAATAATCACTAAAATTACGCCTAATAATATCATTGCTTACAAACAGCTCCCATATCCTCAAGTTGTAATATTTTCATAA
- a CDS encoding HU family DNA-binding protein — translation MANELEQEDRIPTLTKKDVARRVAENMGEPIYRCEPWVHAVITAVRELMIEADPEVRIELRDFGVIEVKKTKAKPKARNPKTNEVVFIPSRRKTHFKPSKTLRKILQQPLASLEYSVPEGSADAS, via the coding sequence ATGGCAAATGAACTTGAACAAGAAGATCGTATTCCAACCCTAACCAAGAAAGATGTTGCGCGTAGGGTTGCTGAAAATATGGGGGAACCTATTTATCGCTGTGAGCCATGGGTTCATGCGGTGATTACCGCCGTGCGTGAGTTAATGATAGAAGCAGATCCAGAAGTTCGGATTGAGTTGCGAGACTTTGGCGTGATCGAGGTTAAAAAGACCAAAGCGAAACCGAAAGCCCGAAATCCCAAAACCAATGAGGTGGTCTTTATTCCCAGCCGACGTAAAACCCACTTTAAGCCCAGCAAGACCTTGCGTAAAATCTTACAGCAACCCCTTGCCTCTTTGGAGTATTCGGTTCCGGAAGGAAGCGCGGATGCCTCTTAA
- a CDS encoding response regulator produces MANIPRILWADDEFELLKPHVLFLESKGYNVVGVTNGADAVEKIREERFDLVFLDEQMPGMGGLEALGEIKTFVPDIPVVMITKSEEESLMEDAIGGQIADYLIKPVKPNQILLTCKKLLDGRVLQEEKAAQTFLQSFGRISTTLNDELSHQEWVEVYQELVRYDMQLEGDDGARQILDDQLRNAQTAFGRWVEANYEDWIEYAQTPPDEHRPILSHEVMPQFVFPLLEEQKPVFFFLIDCMRYDQWLEFERLLYPLFEMEKQFHYAILPTATPYARNAIFSGLLPIDMAKRFPTQWADAEENENSKNLNEELFLQDLLKRHRLSPKTRYEKIVNGNEGRELLKNIRSYAKNELSAIVVNFVDILAHSRSDSNVLKEIAPDERAYRALTRTWFTHSWLFQMFQELAMMDCTVVITSDHGSVRSLRDTKVIGDRSTSTSLRYKHGRNLKSDLRHSIFVKDPKRYGLPPGGLNTNYIIAKEDYYFVYPTNYHHYQHHYWDTFQHGGASLQEMILPVIRMKSKK; encoded by the coding sequence ATGGCAAATATTCCCCGCATTTTATGGGCCGACGACGAATTCGAACTTCTGAAGCCCCATGTTCTCTTTCTTGAATCTAAAGGCTATAATGTTGTTGGCGTAACCAATGGCGCTGATGCCGTTGAAAAAATACGCGAAGAAAGATTTGATCTGGTTTTTTTAGATGAACAAATGCCCGGTATGGGCGGTCTCGAAGCTTTAGGCGAAATAAAAACGTTTGTTCCCGATATTCCCGTGGTGATGATCACAAAAAGTGAAGAGGAAAGCCTGATGGAAGATGCCATTGGAGGACAAATTGCAGATTACCTTATCAAACCCGTTAAGCCGAATCAAATCCTGCTGACGTGCAAAAAGTTGTTAGATGGGCGGGTGTTGCAGGAAGAAAAAGCCGCACAAACCTTCTTACAGTCTTTTGGACGCATCTCCACCACCCTAAATGATGAACTCTCGCACCAAGAATGGGTAGAGGTCTATCAAGAGTTGGTGCGATATGACATGCAACTTGAAGGAGACGATGGCGCAAGGCAAATCTTAGACGATCAACTCCGAAATGCGCAAACTGCTTTTGGGAGATGGGTGGAAGCCAACTATGAAGATTGGATTGAATATGCCCAAACCCCGCCGGACGAGCATCGGCCAATCTTGTCGCACGAGGTCATGCCCCAGTTTGTGTTTCCGCTCTTAGAGGAGCAAAAGCCTGTTTTCTTCTTTCTCATAGATTGTATGCGATATGATCAGTGGTTAGAGTTTGAACGCCTGCTATACCCGCTCTTTGAGATGGAAAAACAGTTCCACTATGCCATCCTACCAACAGCCACGCCCTATGCCAGAAATGCCATTTTTAGCGGATTACTTCCGATAGATATGGCCAAGCGATTCCCAACGCAATGGGCTGATGCCGAGGAAAACGAGAATAGCAAAAACCTTAATGAGGAATTGTTCTTGCAAGACCTTCTAAAGCGCCATCGGTTGTCTCCCAAAACCCGTTACGAGAAGATTGTAAACGGGAATGAAGGACGGGAACTCCTTAAAAACATTCGCTCTTATGCCAAAAACGAACTCTCGGCGATTGTAGTAAACTTTGTGGACATCTTGGCACATAGCCGTTCCGATTCTAACGTCCTCAAGGAAATTGCGCCGGATGAGCGTGCATATCGCGCCTTGACCCGCACTTGGTTTACCCACTCTTGGCTCTTCCAGATGTTTCAAGAACTGGCCATGATGGATTGTACAGTGGTGATTACAAGCGACCACGGGTCTGTACGGAGTTTGCGCGACACAAAGGTGATCGGCGACCGCTCTACCTCCACAAGTTTGCGGTATAAACATGGCCGAAACCTAAAGTCCGACTTGCGCCACTCCATCTTTGTGAAAGACCCAAAGCGCTATGGCCTGCCGCCGGGTGGCCTCAATACCAATTACATCATCGCAAAAGAAGACTACTATTTTGTATATCCTACCAATTACCACCATTATCAGCACCATTATTGGGATACCTTTCAGCATGGTGGTGCTTCGTTGCAAGAAATGATTTTACCCGTTATTCGGATGAAGTCTAAAAAATAA
- a CDS encoding cell wall hydrolase: MAKVLTSRQSQLRVLGSALLVSSGIFLGSMTLDQGIYNGMLDQLFSEDPNAVEAGMPLAYNARQAGNLNIKAYQPILPEASEAVAEETEIAPDPIQIEQDMLWMARCMLSETRRPEEMELVAWVIRNRVDTSYRGKNTYEDVVLDPFQFSAFNPGWSSRPYFMNLDRQSKTTGWKEALDIAAKVLNAEESERPFSEKTRHFYSEISMTGHNEPMWARGRMPVFLDDHNIDARRFRFYRDIF, translated from the coding sequence ATGGCCAAAGTACTAACCTCTCGTCAGTCTCAACTGCGGGTATTAGGCTCAGCGCTATTGGTATCATCCGGTATATTCCTCGGTTCAATGACGTTGGATCAAGGAATATACAACGGTATGTTGGATCAACTTTTTTCCGAAGACCCTAATGCCGTAGAAGCGGGAATGCCCCTTGCTTACAACGCACGTCAGGCCGGAAATCTGAATATCAAAGCCTATCAGCCCATCTTGCCCGAAGCCAGCGAAGCCGTCGCAGAAGAGACAGAAATAGCGCCAGACCCCATCCAAATCGAACAAGACATGTTGTGGATGGCACGTTGTATGCTTTCGGAGACCCGTCGTCCAGAGGAAATGGAACTGGTTGCGTGGGTCATCCGCAACCGAGTAGATACCAGTTATCGCGGTAAAAATACCTATGAAGATGTGGTGCTCGATCCGTTCCAGTTCTCTGCTTTTAATCCCGGCTGGTCTTCCCGACCATATTTTATGAACTTAGACCGCCAATCCAAAACAACAGGGTGGAAAGAAGCACTCGATATTGCTGCTAAAGTCCTGAATGCAGAAGAGTCTGAACGGCCATTCTCTGAAAAAACCAGACATTTCTATAGCGAAATTTCGATGACAGGTCACAACGAACCTATGTGGGCGCGTGGCCGGATGCCCGTCTTCTTGGACGATCATAATATTGATGCTCGCCGCTTCCGGTTTTATCGGGATATCTTCTAA
- a CDS encoding protein-L-isoaspartate(D-aspartate) O-methyltransferase — translation MQYIRPFDRQRAAMVAEMRQLGVNHEGVLEALGKVERHLFLDQALHIRAYHNEALPIGNGQTISQPLTVALQTALIDPKPGDRILEIGLGSGYQAAVLCEMGSTVFSIEYHEKLWRIAQERLKQLGYNLTSRSGDGTFGWPEFAPFDAILVTAGASEEPKTLMSQLRIPDHEKEGGKLVVPIGGRASQKMMYCIRKGPNDFQWTQAGDFRFVPFING, via the coding sequence ATGCAGTATATCCGCCCATTCGACCGCCAGCGTGCCGCTATGGTTGCCGAAATGCGCCAGTTGGGGGTTAACCACGAGGGCGTATTAGAGGCGCTTGGGAAAGTAGAACGCCATCTTTTTTTAGACCAAGCACTGCACATTCGGGCGTATCACAACGAGGCTTTGCCTATTGGGAATGGACAAACCATCTCTCAACCCCTTACCGTAGCCCTCCAAACGGCATTAATAGACCCCAAGCCCGGTGACCGCATCTTGGAAATTGGGCTGGGCAGCGGATATCAGGCAGCCGTCTTGTGCGAAATGGGAAGCACTGTTTTTTCAATTGAGTACCACGAAAAGCTGTGGCGCATTGCCCAAGAGCGGCTAAAACAATTAGGATATAACCTAACAAGTCGTTCGGGAGATGGAACCTTCGGCTGGCCCGAATTTGCACCTTTCGATGCTATTCTCGTAACCGCTGGGGCCTCCGAAGAACCCAAAACACTCATGAGCCAACTCAGGATTCCAGACCATGAAAAAGAAGGGGGGAAATTGGTTGTGCCGATAGGAGGCCGCGCGTCCCAGAAAATGATGTATTGTATCCGAAAAGGCCCCAATGACTTCCAATGGACCCAAGCAGGGGATTTTCGTTTTGTCCCTTTCATCAATGGGTGA
- a CDS encoding 3'-5' exonuclease, translated as MAFLVLDLELSGSEPGWHEIIQIGAVLCDSQWNQRATFLTNVYPENEESFSDASQKVHGLTLDELDTAPMLHEALPMFENWITENLPNRPPKHIPGSRERALREIIICGQSVVYDINFLRFAYRQEKKKWPFSNQMLDLHTLSYFYFDLLAARGREVPRSRSLETVANWFGFARADQIHNALEDSLLTAECFREITQRLREH; from the coding sequence ATGGCTTTTTTGGTCTTAGATCTCGAACTTTCTGGATCGGAACCCGGCTGGCACGAGATTATACAAATTGGTGCGGTTCTCTGCGATTCGCAATGGAACCAACGGGCTACGTTCCTCACGAATGTCTATCCCGAAAACGAGGAGAGTTTTTCCGACGCTTCTCAGAAAGTACATGGCCTGACCTTAGATGAACTGGATACAGCGCCAATGCTGCATGAAGCCTTGCCGATGTTCGAGAACTGGATAACGGAAAACCTGCCCAACCGCCCACCCAAACATATTCCCGGAAGCCGAGAACGTGCGCTCCGAGAAATCATCATCTGTGGACAAAGTGTGGTCTATGATATCAATTTCCTCCGGTTTGCCTACCGACAAGAAAAGAAAAAATGGCCCTTCTCAAACCAAATGCTCGACCTGCACACCCTGTCCTATTTCTATTTCGATCTTCTTGCCGCTCGTGGCAGAGAAGTACCACGCTCACGCAGTTTAGAAACCGTAGCCAATTGGTTTGGATTTGCCCGTGCCGATCAAATACACAACGCCTTGGAAGATAGTCTGCTCACTGCCGAGTGCTTCCGAGAAATTACGCAACGGCTACGAGAACATTAA
- a CDS encoding D-sedoheptulose 7-phosphate isomerase yields the protein MTHTNWLSAQIEESIQVHQAIREMIPLLEEIAHQIVQTFQNNGRVFFCGNGGSAADAQHWAAELSGRFFKDRPSLPAIALTVNTSEITAIGNDYGYEYVFSRPLSGLGQEGDLLVGISTSGNSANVVEAVKMAKHKQIKTVAFTGETGGKLRYLADWCVQMPSQNVARIQEGHELCGHLICGLVERLMFG from the coding sequence ATGACCCATACAAACTGGCTGAGCGCCCAAATCGAAGAGAGCATTCAGGTTCATCAAGCCATTCGAGAAATGATACCGCTGCTCGAAGAAATTGCCCACCAAATCGTACAAACCTTCCAAAACAATGGACGTGTTTTCTTTTGCGGCAATGGTGGGAGTGCTGCCGATGCACAACATTGGGCCGCTGAGCTTTCTGGACGTTTCTTCAAAGACCGACCAAGCCTTCCCGCCATTGCACTGACGGTTAATACATCCGAAATTACCGCCATTGGTAATGATTATGGTTACGAGTATGTCTTCTCTCGGCCACTTTCTGGTTTGGGGCAAGAGGGCGACCTACTCGTCGGTATTTCTACCAGTGGAAACTCGGCGAATGTAGTAGAGGCGGTTAAAATGGCAAAACATAAACAAATCAAGACGGTCGCCTTTACCGGAGAAACAGGTGGAAAATTGCGCTATCTCGCAGACTGGTGCGTACAAATGCCCTCCCAAAATGTAGCACGCATACAAGAAGGCCATGAGCTTTGCGGCCACCTAATTTGCGGCTTGGTAGAGCGGCTTATGTTTGGCTAA
- a CDS encoding GHMP kinase: MNKTIYRSRAPLRISFGGGGTDVAPYCAERGGLVLNATISRYAYVTLEPNDTGRIKLMSLDYGQQVEYDADAPIPADNDDMKLAKGVIRRLGISGQGFNLYTHTDCPPGSGLGASSTMVVALLGAFNEWQRLGLGTYEIAQMAFNIERVDLDIKGGSQDQYAAAFGGFNFMEFYADHTLVNPLRITEAAIADLEYALVLAYTGQSRFSSSIIETQIRNYEGHNEEAIAGMDATKALAVEMKMALLRNEYRKLGELLHEAWVAKKKMSDHISNPQIDLLYETARKAGAVGGKISGAGGGGFMYFFSAFDKRKAVVEALQALGAEVVHFGFTQTGLQTWKRSVPAHD; this comes from the coding sequence ATGAACAAAACCATATATCGCTCACGAGCACCTTTACGCATCAGCTTTGGAGGTGGTGGAACGGATGTCGCACCCTATTGCGCAGAACGTGGAGGATTGGTGCTGAATGCAACCATTAGCCGGTATGCGTATGTTACGCTGGAGCCAAATGACACGGGACGGATCAAACTCATGTCATTGGACTATGGCCAACAGGTGGAATATGACGCCGATGCGCCCATTCCTGCCGATAACGACGACATGAAGTTGGCGAAAGGGGTGATCCGTCGGCTTGGGATTTCTGGGCAGGGCTTTAATCTTTATACCCATACCGATTGCCCGCCGGGGAGTGGTCTTGGCGCCTCCTCAACCATGGTGGTTGCGCTTTTGGGTGCTTTTAACGAGTGGCAACGCTTGGGATTAGGCACGTATGAAATTGCCCAAATGGCCTTTAATATCGAACGGGTGGACCTCGACATTAAAGGAGGAAGCCAAGATCAATATGCAGCGGCCTTCGGCGGATTTAACTTTATGGAGTTCTATGCAGACCATACCTTGGTGAATCCACTTCGCATTACAGAGGCAGCTATTGCCGATTTAGAGTACGCTCTCGTTTTGGCTTATACAGGACAAAGCCGCTTCTCGTCTTCTATCATCGAGACCCAAATCCGCAACTACGAAGGCCATAACGAAGAAGCCATTGCCGGAATGGATGCAACCAAAGCCTTGGCTGTCGAGATGAAAATGGCCCTGCTCCGCAACGAATACCGCAAACTGGGAGAATTGCTCCATGAGGCTTGGGTCGCAAAGAAAAAAATGTCCGATCACATTTCCAATCCACAGATAGACCTCCTTTACGAAACAGCGCGAAAAGCTGGCGCCGTTGGAGGTAAAATCTCTGGTGCAGGTGGTGGTGGTTTTATGTATTTCTTTTCGGCCTTCGACAAACGCAAGGCCGTAGTAGAGGCCCTGCAAGCATTAGGGGCGGAAGTAGTCCATTTCGGATTTACTCAAACGGGCTTGCAAACTTGGAAAAGAAGCGTCCCTGCACATGATTAA
- a CDS encoding NTP transferase domain-containing protein produces the protein MKSLILCGGLGTRLRSAVADRPKSLAPISGRPFLAWTLDVLRAQNQSDFVLSAGYLAGQIAVFAEEYLQAASDPKLNIRVITEPKPLGTGGAIRYAIQAASLSSPFLALNGDTFFNGSVQKLVDFYQNCDGLAAIALTKVSDASRFGRVVFEPETGVVKGFLEKKDAQPNPAWINAGFYLLNPTLFDIPNLPEVLSLEQDVFPKLSEKRQLFACSFPETRFLDIGTPEDFVRAEAFLPNFHKTLLTTIIDS, from the coding sequence ATGAAGTCCTTGATTCTGTGCGGAGGTCTCGGAACCCGTTTGCGAAGTGCCGTTGCCGATCGCCCTAAATCCCTTGCACCCATCTCAGGACGTCCTTTTTTGGCTTGGACGTTGGATGTACTTCGTGCCCAAAACCAATCCGATTTTGTGTTAAGTGCGGGATACTTGGCAGGCCAGATCGCGGTCTTTGCAGAAGAGTACCTACAAGCAGCATCCGACCCCAAACTGAACATCCGCGTTATTACCGAGCCTAAACCCCTTGGAACTGGCGGTGCGATCCGATACGCAATTCAAGCAGCATCTCTTTCATCCCCTTTTTTGGCCCTCAATGGGGATACATTTTTTAATGGATCGGTTCAGAAACTGGTTGATTTTTATCAAAATTGTGACGGCTTGGCAGCCATTGCCCTTACAAAGGTTTCGGATGCTTCCCGATTTGGCAGGGTCGTTTTTGAACCTGAAACGGGAGTGGTGAAGGGATTTTTGGAAAAGAAGGACGCGCAACCCAATCCCGCATGGATTAATGCCGGCTTTTATCTGTTGAATCCCACACTTTTTGACATTCCAAACTTACCCGAAGTCCTATCTTTGGAACAAGACGTTTTTCCTAAACTGTCCGAAAAGCGACAACTGTTTGCCTGTAGTTTCCCAGAAACACGGTTTTTGGACATCGGAACGCCGGAAGATTTTGTACGCGCCGAGGCGTTTTTGCCAAACTTCCACAAAACCCTGCTCACCACAATCATTGACTCATGA